A section of the Harmonia axyridis chromosome 2, icHarAxyr1.1, whole genome shotgun sequence genome encodes:
- the LOC123674246 gene encoding phospholipid phosphatase 6, with the protein MTETTKNRVPPWLRNILEMDKKLTKSIVDRADKFITLRSLRLQYKALEISCHGIPWLAFWIAFTWLFNDSSLIQLQVNMLLGLLLDIVIVAICKAYFRRRRPLLNTDDKFGQLGPDVYSFPSGHCSRAVFVLYFFTRLWPAPIIFIPPLLAWVFSICASRLLMHRHYLLDILGGILLGLLEGGVMDILWLSDSSAKFLMSFLSDEKIDGGDYHV; encoded by the exons ATGACTGAA acTACCAAGAATAGAGTACCACCATGGCTCAGAAATATATTAGAAATGgataaaaaattaaccaaaagcATTGTAGACAGAGCAGATAAGTTTATAACTTTACGTTCATTGAGACTCCAATACAAAGCACTTGAG ATTTCATGTCATGGTATACCATGGCTTGCTTTTTGGATAGCTTTTACATGGTTGTTCAATGATTCTTCCCTTATACAGTTACAGGTCAATATGTTACTAG gaTTACTTCTTGATATAGTTATAGTAGCGATTTGTAAAGCATATTTCCGTAGAAGAAGACCATTGTTGAATACAGATGATAAATTTGGACAACTGGGTCCTGATGTATATAGCTTTCCATCCGGACATTGCAGTAGAGCAGTTTTCGTTCTTTATTTTTTCACCAGATTGTGGCCAGCTCCTATAATATTTATACCTCCATTATTAGCTTGGGTATTCAGCATTTGCGCTAGTAGGTTGTTGATGCACAGGCATTACTTGCTGGATATTTTGGGAGGTATCTTATTGGGATTATTAGAAGGTGGTGTTATGGATATATTATGGCTAAGCGATAGCTCTGCGAAATTTCTGATGTCCTTTTTGtctgatgaaaaaattgatggAGGGGATTATCATGTGTAG